GGCTGGGCTTCATCGGACCCGGCGCGCAGCCCGAAGACACGGCCAAAGATTTGATGACAGTCAAGGAGCTGTTGAAGAATGCGCCCCCCAACACATTGCCACAGTCGTTTCCACCTCAGGATGTCCTCCCTGTTGGTGTCGGGTTCCAGCTTTGGAATGGCGACCTTGATTCTGCGGTTCAGGCTGTTCAGCAGCATCGGCCCTGTGTGGCTTGGCTGTTTGCTCCTCGCCGGGGTCAGGAGGAGTTGGATGAGTGGGCGACTCGTTTGCGCGAGGCTTCTCCCGGGATTCAGATCTGGACTCAGATTGGCACCGTCAAGGAGAGCATTGAAGCCGCCAACAGTGATAATCGCCCGGATGTTCTGGTAATCCAAGGAGCAGAGGCGGGTGGCCACGGCAGAGTAACAGACGGCTTAGGAATCATGGCGCTATTTCCCGAGATTGCAGACAACGTCAAGGACTCGGGCATCACGCTGATCGTGGCTGGAGGCATCGCCGACGGCCGGGGAGTCGCTGCAGCCCTCGCTCTAGGAGCAGCGGGCGCAGCAATGGGGACACGCTTCCTGGCAGCCACCGAAGCCCGTATCAACAAGGGCTACCAGCGAGAAATCGTGCGGGCTTCCGACGGAGCACAGTGCACCACCCGGACGATGCTGTACAACCACCTCCGCGGCACCATGGGCTGGCCAGAGCAGTACAGCCCCCGCGGGATCGTCAATCAGAGTTGGCACGACCAGCAGGCGGGCGttgcctttgaggagctgaaaCTCCGCCacgacgaggctgccaaggccgGCGAGAAGGGTTGGGGCCCCGACGGGAGGTTGGCGACTTATGCAGGCACCGCGGTCGGTCTCGTGCATGAGGTTGAAGACGCCGGGGTCCTCGTTCAGCGGATACAGTGTGAGACTAGAGATATTGTGAGAAGGGTTGCAGAGGGAGTTGTGTGAAGGTATCTGTACGACAGGGCGGTAACAAAAAGATGGGGTTTATGCATGCATGAACTTGCAGATTGCAACTCGGCTGTATACAGTGTTTATCAAGGTCTGCGTTGGCTAGAATCAAACGGTGAAGAATTTTCACCCAAGACAAAGCGTTGTTTGCTCGCCTTGTTTGCTTCTCTTCCCACTGTAGAGAGGGTGATGACATCTCGACAGAGCCTTGTACGACGGTGACGAGGTTCACCAACGTGCATTGCATTAGTTAGACTAATCATTCCAATCAATATTTTTGCTTATGCGTAGCGTTGGGGGTTTTTCTTGttccctcttttctcttttctcttatTTCTCAGTTCTCTTCACCCAGACTATCAACCCAGTCAGGCCAGCAACCTTCATACAAATAACTCCTTGATTACATCCCCATCTCTGATCAACTCCTCACTTGTCTCCCCTCAACCCATAAACACATCAATCATGTCCCTATCCAAACCCGTCTCATTCCCCAAATTCTCTCACCTGGCCAATGAGCTCCAAGACCTCGTCTGGGAATGGTCTCTCAAGGACCGCCACCCGGCTGCTCACTTTGCCCAGCTCGGAACTCATACACTCGACAGCCGACGGCCAAAGGGTGATGTTACGTCCTTTTGCACCCTGACCATGATTGAGGAGCTTGTGTGGTCTGACCCACCTCGCGAGCTCGCAGAGATGTGTCCTGTGCATGAGACGCAGGTCGACGTCCTGCTTCGAACGTGCAAGCAATCACGCCGTATCGCTATCCGGCATCGAAAGTCGTGGGGCCCTGAGGGCACGCTTCAGCTCTACGACCCTCGTGACAAGAGCCGTGCAGACACCTGGGATATGGCAAGAGATTCCAGAATCCCAATCCCTGCATTTTCCGAAAAATGCTTTCAAATAAAGTACATGCCCCCACGACTCTTTGATCTTCCATCTCGCAAGGTGGATAACTCTCGGgacctcgtcatcttggGACCGGAGTGGATTGATGTCGGGCAAGAGTATCAGAAATCCTTCTTTTTAACAAAGCTGGAATGGCAACTGCCTGTCCCGCGAGTTCCATATCTCGCATTTCCCTACACCGCCTGCGAGTCCATCGACAGCCAGCTGTCGGTGGTGGGTGCGTTTCTTCGCCTCCGCGCAGGGGTGCTGtacatcctcatcaacccaGATGAGTttgacaacgacgacaacatgTTTGTGGCCGCGGATCCAGCACTGAAAACGGTCAAGGACAGGCGTAAGGCCCTCGAGACACCCTTTAAGAAGCGTCCGGGGGCTGAAAGCATCGTGTCTGAAGCACCGGATAGCTTCTGGTATGGGACGAGGGAGTACTACGCGCTCAGCTGGGACGACATCGAGGAAAAGATGATGAATTCCAAGTTCTGGAGACAGCTCACCGGGGGGATTGAGAAGGCAAGGCAGGTGGAGGATAATTGCTGCACCGGATGCTTTGGCACAAGCTGCAACAGGACGACTGAGACGCTCCCTGCGATTTGGAAGGTCATGTCTTGGAGGGACCACAAATAGGGGGTTTCTTTGTTCACACCGGTGAAAAGGGGGTTGCGAGTTGATACGTTCGTTTAAACATGGTACGGGAGACTACTAAGTGAGTTCATGATTATGAGTGTTCAGGTACGGTGCATCGGGTTGGGTATTAGCCCTTGGAGTTCCGTCATTTAGGGGGTATGGGATACTTGACGCAGCATTGACTGCCGGTGGGAAACCAAACAATTATGTAGAAATAGTCTCAAAATACAAAGGTAATTTAGTGTGTTACTCTGGCGTTGAAAACTGTACATTTCTTGTTGAAAACAGTCCCTTGCACGGAACAGGATCAACTCCAAAATGTTCAAAATTCACCACACCACGTCACCGAGACCTTGGCAAGTCTCGCATTTACAGTACTTGCTGGTGGTCTACTCGATATTGCAGTTAGCAGCCAGCCAACTCGTGCAATTCTGTTCAAATGCGATTCTTGTTGAGCCTGCCCCAGTTTGCCAGTCATAGTTCGGAAACCTGGTGAGCATGTCGATTAGAACCTGTCTAAGGGCGGCAAAGTTCGCCCCGGCTTTGAGTGTTACTCTCCGCCACTCGGTGGCATCTACTCGCGAGAACGAGGGCGTGGTCAGCCTTCTTTAAGCTAAAGAGGAACGGGGAACATGATGGGATAGTTCGAAGACTTACCAGTCTGCGGCGTGAGTTTGGTCATATAATCCAACTCGAGGCTCTTGCCAATCTTGCGCGTCACGTAGTACCACCCGTTGGGGCCAGGAATCTGCAGAGTGCGAGTCGGGTTCGGGGAGAGCACGTTCTCAGCCTTCCTAGAGAGGATTCGTTAGTAATTGACGACCAAGAGGTTTGAGATCGTCTATAAAGGCTAAGCGGGCATTTTGTACTTAAAGTTTGGGTTATGCGTTGTGTATGAAGACTCGCCGTCGCCGAACTTGATATGGAAATAGAGCTCCGGGTTGCCATGGGCATCGTCCTCACCACCCCCAGTTAGCCTAACCCACAAAAAAGAACTCATTGTAGTAGCAATAAGTTCCGAAGTGAGTCGCACGGATCATAGAACATACCCTGGCAATGCCATGCGACCAGTTAGGGTCAGGAGAGACTATAAAGTAACACCGGTTTGCCATTTTCGTAACGAAAGAAACAGGGCATTCATATACTTTCGCGAGCGTGACGATATGCCGTGGAGATGTGCTGATAGAGACTGAATACAGGAGACAAAGGACGAGCTTTTTTATACCTGCCTTGGGGCATTCCAGTACGCAATGCTAGGCGTCGGTCACCGGGGGAGACCGATCCAGAACAGCCCAGCTGAAAAAGAGTTCAGTTCCGGTCAGCCACATGGTCAATAGTTTTCTGTTCCTTGAAAATGAGTCTGGTGAGGTTAATGCATGCATGAAGACGTGTCTGGCTAGAACGCTCCATGTCTTGGGTGTATTGGTTGGTTCAGCTCGCCACAAGTGGCAAGAAGGCATAGGTATGGCCACACCGTGAGACAATCATAGAAACCAATAAGGTCTAGACTGACAGCTGATAAGATGCTTACAATTAAGATCACTACCATCGCCGTGTTGTGTAGGGACGGGCTTCGCTCAGCTCGCCTCGACTCAAGCTCTAGCAATCTCAGCCCTcgctcagcagcagctcagccTAGAGGCAATAACTCGGCTCCGTAAATAGAAATTGACTTTTTTGTGCTTGAGTTTCGTCTCCGAGCTGTGTGGGAATCTGTCGTAACTCGTGTTCAGCCCAAGCTTGGACTCCCTGGGGGATTTGCATCCTTGTCCACCTGAATTGTTCAAACAGGGCCTCATTGGCTGCCAcattgcggcgaggtcaCTATAAGGGTGCTGCCTATGTTATCGTAGAGAAACTCCAAGGGCTGCATAATCCACAAAGGGACCCAAGTGTGTCCAGTCGACgctgatgctgtcgaggGGCAGGGTTTTGCATGCTAAAGCCACGATGAGCAGCTTGCCCTCGGACGATTTTCAAAAGGATCTTCTCAAGTCatccttctttcttttgaAATCATAGATTTAAAGCCTGCCTAACCTTGTCTTTGACTAACCTCGTTCTCACGAGGTTGACCATATGATGTGAGGACAGCTTGAATTCACAGGGTAGCTGATCAAATTCTACTGGTGCATGGGAGTTTTGGAGTGAAAAGATTGAAAATAACTATAATGCAGGGAAGAATCAAAGAATCAAGGATGGGCCACGCGCTCAGGTTGCCTTATTCGGATGGCTCTGCGGGAAtccctccaccatctccacaCTCGGCAATCCTACATGCATAGACAAGCTGATCATGAGGTAAAGACTAGAGTCCATTCCGCTACACTTCTAAATCGACGCAAAGGCAAGCCACGGCTAGTTACCCGACATGAGCTTGGTGGGCCGTTGGAAATGTCCGTAAGCTCTGAGTTTACGTCTGTCTAACAAGCAGGTTACACATTGATAGTTTGACTGATGAAAACGGCCAATCGTTAATTTTGATGCAATCTCATGGAACTTATCAGCACAAGGGGATCATCGAGTCCTGTCCCAGTTCTTGGTGCCTGTCGTGATCGTCCTTGTCAGCGACACGGAGTAAGGAGAATAGCAAAGACACGGTACGAGTATCAATGCTTGGCATGTAATTTTGAAATCCTTTGCGAAGTATTCTTAAAGACACCGTAGGttaaagctatataaagCTCCCCTTCCTTTCTCCAGTAGTCCTTCTACCACACCATCActatcatcatcacctctAGTTTTCATTTTTACTCTCTACTCTTCTCTTCAAACAACTCTGCCAGCTCACCATGCacgccttggctgccgcAACCTTCCTCGCCAGCGCTCTCAGCGGCGTCAGTGCAAGCCCCGTGTCCAAGAACACCCGACGCGATGTCCTCGTGGCTCTGCCTGGGGGCGCTCACGAGATCGATCTCAAGTTCCAGCCCTGGATGGACTTTGATACCGATAGCTGCTACAACACGGCTACCATCGACCCTGATGGAGACACCAACCCGGGCCTCGACCACCCCGTCTTCAAGAATCCCCAGGATGACTGCCGTGAGAGCAGCCGCCTGAAGAACGCCAACGTCTACAGTCGATCTCGATGCAACCACGGGTGGTGCGCCGTCATGTAAGTCCTTTAGATCTGGGTCTTCGCTAGCAGCGCTGACAAACTCTTAGGTACGAGTACTACTTTGAGAAAGACCAAGTTGTCTGGGGCTCTCTTGCGGGCGGCCACACTCACGACTGGGAAAACGtcatcgtctttgccaagggagacgaggtcaagaaggtcgCCCCGTCTTGTCACGGAGGATACGGCGGTTCTACCGACTCTCCTCGTCTGGGAGGTGACACCCATCCCAAGGTTGTATACCACAAGGATGGAGGCAGCACTCACTGCATGCGCATGGCCaacgagggcgacgacgacgtcgaGAACTACACGGAAGACTGGGTcacctctcctctcgtcgGCTGGGGTTGGTGGCCTACTACTGACAACGGTCGAGCCTACAGGGACCTGGTCTATGGCAAGTGGCCCAATGATGCCACAGCTGCCCCTAAGTTCTGGGACGCTGATGACATGTACACCAACACGCTCCGGAAGGCTGCTGGCGACTGCTGCGAAGACTTTGACCCCTCTTACGACGATAGTGAATAGTGGACCGGCAGAGGCTCAATGAGAATCCTGCGATGCAGGAAGAGTGATGTAGTCAAAGTCTTTGAGGGCTATTGCTGGCGATGGTTCGAGGGCTCTTTTAATGAGCAAGTTTTTTTCGGTAACCATCTGGGGTTTTCTAGATTGGACATGTCCTTCCTTGGGGTATCTCATCCCTTCTGTCgatcctttcttcttctcttcttcatccatTCAATAAAACTCTTTTCAAAGACCAATCTTAGTCTTCAGTGAGGAAAGCCATTCCTGGATGAGGTCCAATCAGGGTATTCTGTGGCACCCCTGAACGCCAGCCAAGtaggccatcatcaacactcGCGATAGAAATTGAGAGACAGGATGGAGTGCAGTAAAAGTGCCATCTTGCACTGCGAGACTCACCTTTCTACTATTGAGTTTCTATGGCTGTAGAAGCTTAACGTTATCTCAGTTACGGTGATTTACAATTGGGGTTTGATGCTGTCATTTGTTTATCACTGTGTTCTTTTATGTTGTGCCCAacggagacgtcattggAAAACAAGAAAAGCTTTCCACTCCGTCTAGGAAAGTTCATCAGAACCGCCACAAATGCTAGGGCGTGAAATGAAACACCTTCCAAACGCCCAAAGACTTGAAATAGAGCATATACTCTGTAGGATGGATGGCAGAAAGGACACATTCTAGTCCATGAATCAAGAGTCTAGAACCTGATTAACAAGAAATCCTTGCTCCAAGGGTCTGATAATTTCAAACCCCAGGTGACTTTGACTTTTTATTGAG
This Fusarium keratoplasticum isolate Fu6.1 chromosome 6, whole genome shotgun sequence DNA region includes the following protein-coding sequences:
- a CDS encoding NMO domain-containing protein, which codes for MSVTRAALTTSRARLTHLFPWITSPFIVGAPMRVMSGPDLALAISKAGGLGFIGPGAQPEDTAKDLMTVKELLKNAPPNTLPQSFPPQDVLPVGVGFQLWNGDLDSAVQAVQQHRPCVAWLFAPRRGQEELDEWATRLREASPGIQIWTQIGTVKESIEAANSDNRPDVLVIQGAEAGGHGRVTDGLGIMALFPEIADNVKDSGITLIVAGGIADGRGVAAALALGAAGAAMGTRFLAATEARINKGYQREIVRASDGAQCTTRTMLYNHLRGTMGWPEQYSPRGIVNQSWHDQQAGVAFEELKLRHDEAAKAGEKGWGPDGRLATYAGTAVGLVHEVEDAGVLVQRIQCETRDIVRRVAEGVV